From Entelurus aequoreus isolate RoL-2023_Sb linkage group LG22, RoL_Eaeq_v1.1, whole genome shotgun sequence, one genomic window encodes:
- the LOC133639731 gene encoding gastrula zinc finger protein XlCGF57.1-like isoform X2 produces the protein MCERTIAEYEEELCPTKEEKDQKHQLVLHTTDIHQLIGHQKECLPHLQGDSFTLEDPQPSHFKEEEEEECVVGQEEDDVSKFPLTVVSVKTEEHEDKAPESSQLHHSPNICEEQLLPEKQESSLRMVKEDPPKRKTRHHGPSGVSFSSLTQTLPCKKEEEHSLTPHIKKEEEEHSISQEGDHLEGLVEFPVTGVPVKSEDDEVKGESEEKREAEPPSSSSTQHMTTEADGDHCGGSQADKMLAPLSDSEDTTSHSPDTDDEHSKDGKTCHTDNTHLTCSHCDKTFKDHWHLKRHMRTHTGEKPFPCSICGKGFVHSHHLKAHTRIHTGEKPFSCSICGKGFVRSKYLKVHIRTHTGEKPFICSICGKGFSKSHNLKRHMRTHTGEKSHSCSICSKYFVESQHLKVHMRTHTGEKPFSCSICGKGFTLSQHLKVHMRIHTGEKPFSCSICGKGFVRSKYLKVHIRTHTGEKPFICSICGKGFSESHNLKRHMRAHTGEKSHSCSICSKYFVESQHLKVHMRTHTGEKPFSCSTCGKGFTLSQHLKRHTRTHTGEKSHSCSICNRSFCDPSNLVAHMRTHPGEQVLSCSVCGERFSHKYQCKKHKCAGENSSSK, from the exons atgtgcgaaagaaccatagcagagtacgaggaggaactttgtccaacaaaagaggagaaggatcaAAAACATCAACTTGTGTTACacacaacag acatccatcagctgattggacaccaaaaagaatgtctccctcatctgcagggggacagtttcactttagaggatccgcagccctcacattttaaagaggaagaggaggaagagtgtgttgtagggcaggaggaggatgatgtcagcaagtttccactgactgttgtctctgtgaagactgaagagcatgaagacaaagcacctgagtcctcacagcttcatcacagtccaa acatcTGTGAAGAACAACTTCTGCCTGAAAAACAGGAGAGTAGCCTCAGAATGGTGAAGGAGGATCCACCAAAGAGGAAGACCAGACACCACGGACCCTCTGGCGtctccttttcctctttgacacagacccttccctgtaaaaaggaagaggaacACTCACTGACCccccacattaaaaaggaagaggaggaacacagcatcagtcaggagggagatcatcttgaaggactggtggagttcccagtgactggtgtgcctgtgaagagtgaagatgatgaggtcaaaggtgagagtgaggagaagagagaggcggagcctccaagcagcagctcaacacaacacatgacaacagaagctgatggagaccactgtggaggatcacaagcagacaagatgttagctccactatcagatagtgaggacacaacgtcacactctcctgacactgatgatgaacactctaaagatggtaagacatgtcacactgacaacacacacctcacatgttctcactgtgacaaaacctttaaagATCATTGGCacctgaaaagacacatgagaacacacactggagaaaaaccttttccctgttcaatctgtggtaaaggttttgtacacaGTCACCATTTGAAAGCACACacgagaatacacactggtgaaaaacctttttcctgttcaatctgtggtaaaggttttgttcgaagtaaatatttgaaagtgcacatcagaacacacactggtgaaaaaccttttatctgttcaatctgtggtaaaggtttttcaaaaagtcataatttgaaaagacacatgagaacacacactggtgaaaaatcacattcctgttcaatctgtagtaaatATTTTGTAGAAAGTcaacatttgaaagtacacatgagaacacacactggtgaaaaacctttttcctgttcaatctgtggtaaaggttttacattaagtcaacatttgaaagtacacatgagaatacacactggtgaaaaacctttttcctgttcaatctgtggtaaaggttttgttcgaagtaaatatttgaaagtgcacatcagaacacacactggtgaaaaaccttttatctgttcaatctgtggtaaaggtttttcaGAAAGTCAtaatttgaaaagacacatgagagcacacactggtgaaaaatcacattcctgttcaatctgtagtaaatATTTTGTAGAAAGTcaacatttgaaagtacacatgagaacacacactggtgaaaaacctttttcctgttcaacctgtggtaaaggttttacattaagtcaacatttgaaaagacacactagaacacacactggtgaaaaatcacattcctgttcaatctgcaacaGAAGCTTTTGTGACCCATCAAACCTtgtagcacacatgagaacacacccaGGAGagcaagtgttgagttgcagtgtgtgtggtgaaagattctctcataagtaccagtgtaagaaacacaagtgtgctggtgagaacagcagcagcaaatga